In Lactobacillus sp. PV012, one genomic interval encodes:
- a CDS encoding CAP domain-containing protein, with protein MQFKRAISITLISAAFLIPAVKPPTIQVNAATFTQAENNKIKSFQQSYANLPKQAYSKSNLYASAPNLTKPFSPGSLNSSYLSTQLDYINFYRSLFGLTSITSNPTDNENAQITASVMAAINADPFVNQHGLPSDKRPNFISKMYWSIAKNISASSNLNFNVANQSPGEVIRDLITDSYNLDGSDTGHRAWLLSTRLTTTGLGAAYGTNGYRYSVQQVAYATDSFNSPSAPSVTYPSAGVFPIELLKGENVAWSLYLSDQTISKTPKITITDLDTGSSSAATKVHNYSSQGYGNFATILTYFPGNIKLVNGHAYSVKINGIENYTFKLFKLGAASSESPTSTPSSATNNVAPNYNISPIPKVDLNQNQSDTDTSDSSSTGNNGILPRNDTNSSTDMNFALPTFNINSSNDDQTSTSLNEEVITTDPNLILEADKLRDTLNNKRQLNPVVFGRSYQNGTKYYNLGTNQWYRNFYITSNPQLKAGVISIGTNNIDTTVYSSPYLMLQHPTFTHLTPGRSYPYGQSIIIGNTAWYYLGPNQWIKQPVSLTNNLI; from the coding sequence ATGCAATTTAAGCGAGCAATTTCTATTACTTTAATTAGTGCTGCATTCCTTATTCCAGCAGTAAAACCCCCTACTATTCAAGTAAATGCGGCTACTTTTACCCAAGCAGAAAATAATAAAATTAAATCTTTTCAACAAAGCTATGCCAATCTTCCTAAGCAAGCTTATTCAAAGAGTAATCTTTATGCAAGTGCTCCTAATTTAACTAAGCCCTTTTCACCCGGTAGTTTAAATTCTTCTTATCTTTCAACCCAATTAGATTATATTAATTTTTATCGTAGCTTATTTGGCTTAACTTCTATTACTAGTAATCCTACTGACAATGAAAATGCCCAAATTACGGCTAGTGTAATGGCCGCAATTAATGCAGATCCTTTCGTAAACCAACATGGTTTACCAAGTGATAAACGCCCCAATTTTATTAGTAAGATGTATTGGTCAATCGCCAAAAATATTTCAGCTAGTTCAAATTTAAATTTTAATGTCGCTAATCAATCTCCTGGAGAAGTTATTCGTGATTTAATCACCGATAGTTATAACTTAGATGGCAGCGACACTGGTCACCGCGCTTGGCTACTTTCTACACGTTTAACTACAACTGGATTAGGAGCCGCTTATGGAACCAATGGTTATCGCTATTCTGTTCAACAAGTAGCTTATGCAACTGACAGTTTTAACTCACCTAGTGCACCTTCTGTAACCTATCCAAGTGCTGGTGTCTTCCCAATCGAACTTCTTAAAGGAGAAAATGTTGCTTGGTCTTTATATTTATCTGATCAAACAATTAGTAAAACTCCTAAAATCACTATTACTGATCTAGACACTGGTTCTAGCTCAGCTGCTACTAAAGTCCATAATTATTCTAGTCAGGGATATGGTAATTTTGCTACTATCTTAACTTATTTCCCTGGTAATATTAAATTGGTCAATGGACATGCTTACAGCGTAAAGATAAACGGAATTGAAAATTATACCTTTAAGCTTTTTAAATTAGGAGCTGCCTCTTCTGAATCTCCTACTTCAACACCAAGTTCTGCTACTAATAATGTAGCACCTAATTACAATATCTCTCCTATTCCTAAAGTAGATTTAAACCAAAATCAAAGTGATACTGATACTTCTGATTCTTCTTCTACTGGTAATAACGGTATTTTGCCACGTAATGATACAAATTCATCAACTGACATGAACTTTGCTTTACCAACTTTTAATATCAACTCATCTAATGATGATCAAACTTCTACCTCTTTGAATGAAGAAGTTATTACAACTGATCCAAACTTAATTTTAGAAGCAGATAAATTAAGAGATACTTTAAATAATAAGCGACAACTTAATCCCGTGGTCTTTGGTCGTTCTTACCAAAACGGAACAAAATACTATAATTTAGGAACTAACCAATGGTATAGAAACTTTTATATTACATCGAATCCTCAGCTTAAAGCTGGAGTAATTTCAATTGGAACAAACAATATTGATACAACAGTTTATTCAAGTCCTTATTTAATGTTGCAACATCCTACTTTTACTCATTTAACTCCTGGAAGGAGTTATCCTTATGGCCAAAGTATTATTATTGGGAATACAGCTTGGTATTACTTAGGACCTAACCAATGGATAAAACAACCTGTCTCTTTAACGAATAATTTAATATAG
- a CDS encoding D-alanine--D-alanine ligase family protein: protein MSNKIKVGLIFGGNSSEYEVSIMSAHNIYNAIDTNKFDVYPMWITNDGYLAGDEDSRKVLDDPKMTVTNPHQVKNISNLIQLEDRPEIDVFFPIVHGNLGEDGSLQGLFRVIDKPFVGDDVLGAAITMDKEMTKILAQRVGVKVADWISISRYEYDDKENKKLDYNYVSQKLGKDLFVKPSNQGSSVGVHHVLNAQEYQAALKDAFKYDDKVLVEETVHGSEVETAVLGNDKPIVAGVGQITNAKDSFYTYENKYDDNSTSQLQIPADLPEGIVEKVRSNALKVFQVTECSGMARIDSMLRDGDNEIILTEVNALPGFTNISMYPKLFEEVGIPYTELITKLINLGIERYNHKKTLLHKHE, encoded by the coding sequence ATGTCTAATAAAATTAAAGTAGGGTTGATTTTTGGAGGGAATTCTTCAGAATATGAAGTTTCCATTATGTCAGCTCATAATATTTATAACGCAATTGATACTAATAAATTTGATGTTTATCCAATGTGGATTACTAATGATGGCTATTTAGCGGGAGACGAAGATTCACGCAAGGTACTTGATGATCCAAAGATGACCGTTACAAATCCACATCAAGTAAAAAATATTTCTAATTTAATTCAGTTAGAAGATCGTCCTGAAATTGATGTCTTTTTCCCAATTGTGCATGGAAACTTGGGTGAAGATGGTTCATTGCAAGGTCTGTTTAGAGTAATTGATAAGCCATTTGTTGGAGATGATGTCTTAGGTGCTGCAATAACCATGGACAAAGAAATGACCAAGATCTTAGCACAACGTGTTGGCGTAAAAGTAGCAGACTGGATTAGTATTAGCCGTTATGAATATGACGACAAAGAAAATAAAAAGCTTGATTATAACTATGTCTCACAAAAATTAGGAAAAGATTTGTTTGTTAAACCTTCTAACCAAGGCTCATCAGTAGGTGTGCACCATGTTTTAAATGCGCAAGAATATCAAGCAGCATTAAAAGATGCTTTTAAATACGATGATAAAGTCTTAGTAGAAGAAACTGTTCATGGAAGCGAAGTAGAAACTGCAGTTTTAGGAAATGATAAACCGATTGTTGCTGGAGTGGGACAAATTACTAATGCTAAAGATTCATTCTACACTTATGAAAATAAGTATGATGATAATTCTACTTCACAATTACAGATTCCAGCCGATTTGCCTGAAGGAATTGTCGAAAAAGTTCGTTCGAATGCCTTAAAAGTGTTCCAAGTTACAGAGTGTAGCGGTATGGCGCGGATTGATTCAATGCTACGTGATGGTGATAATGAAATTATTTTGACCGAAGTAAATGCTTTGCCTGGTTTTACAAATATTTCAATGTACCCTAAGTTATTTGAAGAAGTAGGAATTCCTTACACTGAACTAATTACAAAATTGATTAATCTAGGAATTGAACGTTATAATCATAAGAAGACATTACTGCATAAACATGAGTAA